From the Manihot esculenta cultivar AM560-2 chromosome 3, M.esculenta_v8, whole genome shotgun sequence genome, one window contains:
- the LOC110610342 gene encoding UDP-glycosyltransferase 89A2, with protein MSASRKPPHILVFPYPAQGHTLPLLDLTHQLSLRNLTITIITTPKNLPTLSPLLSSHPQIHTLVLPLPPHPLLPAGVENVKELGNAGNLPIIGALSKLYDPIVQWFRSHPNPPVSLISDFFLGWTSRLANEINIPRFTFFSSGAFLTTVADHCWNYLETLKNSEVVNFVALPRSPSFQAEHLPSIFRLYKESDPDWEVVREGMLANTLSFGCIFNSCEALEGEYLDFLKKKMGHERVFGVGPLSLLGSDNSSRGNADSNSFTHVFDWLDECPDGSVVYICFGSQKLMSKAQMEAIALGLVKSTARFIWVVKMGTTEQVEDGYDVVPHGFEERVAGRGLIIRGWSPQVMLLSHRAVGGFLSHCGWNSVVEGIVNGVLILAWPMEADQFVNEKLLVDDLGVAVRICMGPDSVPDSDELGKVIGDSMNGVAYEEEKMRARSLKAKAVGAVREGGSSLKDLDELVKEMWKSLAKAEKELAGTG; from the exons ATGTCCGCAAGCCGAAAACCTCCACACATTCTGGTGTTTCCCTACCCAGCTCAGGGCCACACTCTCCCACTTTTAGACCTTACCCATCAACTCTCTCTCCGTAACCTCACCATCACCATCATCACCACTCCTAAAAACCTCCCTACTCTCTCTCCGCTCCTCTCCTCCCATCCTCAAATTCATACTCTCGTCCTCCCTTTACCGCCTCATCCTTTACTCCCCGCCGGCGTGGAGAACGTCAAAGAGCTCGGCAACGCCGGAAACTTGCCCATAATCGGAGCCTTAAGCAAGCTTTATGACCCTATTGTTCAGTGGTTTCGATCCCATCCTAACCCTCCTGTTTCTCTCATTTCTGATTTCTTCCTCGGGTGGACTTCACGCCTTGCTAACGAGATCAATATCCCCAGATTCACCTTTTTTTCCTCCGGTGCTTTTCTAACAACTGTTGCAGACCACTGTTGGAATTACCTTGAGACTCTGAAGAATTCGGAGGTTGTGAATTTTGTTGCCTTGCCCAGATCGCCTTCGTTCCAAGCGGAACATCTGCCCTCTATATTCCGCCTATACAAGGAATCCGACCCGGATTGGGAAGTTGTGAGGGAAGGAATGCTAGCAAATACCTTGAGTTTTGGTTGCATCTTCAATAGTTGTGAGGCTTTGGAAGGTGAATATTTGGATTTTTTGAAGAAGAAAATGGGGCACGAGAGAGTTTTCGGGGTTGGCCCGCTGAGCTTATTGGGTTCGGATAATTCCAGCCGGGGAAACGCCGATTCCAATTCTTTTACCCATGTTTTTGATTGGCTCGACGAGTGCCCGGATGGATCAGTAGTTTACATCTGCTTTGGGAGTCAAAAACTGATGAGCAAGGCACAAATGGAGGCAATAGCGTTGGGTCTAGTAAAAAGCACGGCTCGATTCATTTGGGTTGTGAAAATGGGCACGACAGAACAGGTGGAGGACGGGTACGACGTCGTGCCTCATGGGTTTGAGGAAAGAGTTGCTGGGAGGGGCTTGATCATAAGGGGGTGGTCGCCGCAGGTGATGTTACTGAGTCACCGAGCGGTGGGTGGGTTTTTGAGTCACTGTGGTTGGAACTCAGTGGTAGAGGGAATAGTGAATGGAGTGCTGATATTGGCTTGGCCTATGGAAGCAGACCAGTTTGTGAATGAGAAATTGTTGGTGGATGACTTGGGGGTAGCAGTGAGAATCTGTATGGGGCCAGACTCGGTGCCGGACTCGGACGAGTTGGGGAAAGTGATTGGTGACTCAATGAATGGAGTTGCatatgaagaagaaaaaatgaGGGCCAGGAGTTTGAAAGCTAAAGCAGTGGGGGCTGTGAGAGAAGGTGGGAGTTCGTTGAAAGACTTGGATGAGCTAGTCAAAGAGATGTGGAAATCACTGGCTAAAGCTGAAAAAGA gcttgcaggtacaggatag
- the LOC122723232 gene encoding uncharacterized protein LOC122723232: MTRSGRKDTLLYDPEIERTTKQLRKQANPRNQASKPSSSTATVQTAPVEATAVQKTAINTAAQHTFAEENSAAHTVRNPEIATETPTVPAVQAAENKDSNCCQIAEIIAVRKTAPAEAQLASPAAVQKSAPAETHTAELAKPTAEGQHLLNLSKQNRRLLYQQNQQHTLLKQKQPLQNQPLQTLLYLLHKSLLQPDKTLLNQLLKLSQNQPLNLSLYLLNLSQEPAAEPAEFTAQSAAEVTN, encoded by the coding sequence atgaccaggtctggacGCAAAGATACTCtactttacgatccagaaattgagcgtacAACAAAACAATTAAGAAAGCAAGCCAAtccgaggaaccaagcctcaaagccATCCTCATCAACAGCTACTGTCCAAACGGCACCTGTTGAAGCTACTGCTGTCCAAAAGACAGCCATAAACACTGCTGCACAACACACTTTTGCTGAAGAAAATTCTGCAGCACATACTGTCAGAAATCCAGAAATTGCTACTGAAACACCTACTGTACCTGCTGTCCAAGCTGCAGAAAATAAagacagcaactgctgtcaGATTGCTGAAATCATTGCTGTCCGCAAGACAGCACCTGCCGAAGCACAGCTTGCATcccctgctgctgtccaaaaatcagcgcCTGCTGAAACACACACGGCTGAACTAGCCAAGCCTACTGCAGAAGGACAGCACTTGCTGAATCTGTCCAAACAGAACCGGAGGTTGTTGTACCAACAAAACCAGCAACACACATTGCTGAAACAGAAACAGCCACTGCAGAACCAGCCCTTGCAAACACTGTTGTACCTACTGCACAAGTCACTGCTGCAACCGGATAAAACACTGTTGAACCAACTGCTGAAACTGTCACAGAACCAGCCATTGAATCTATCGTTGTACCTGCTGAATTTGTCACAAGAACCAGCTGCAGAACCTGCTGAATTTACTGCACAGTCTGCTGCAGAGGTGACAAATTGA